Genomic segment of Brachyspira suanatina:
GCCACCTGATCATTTCTGCTTCTTCCAGTATGAACTTTTTTTCCTACTTCGCCTACTCTGTCAATAAGCCATCTTTCAACTTGAGTATGTATATCTTCTAATTCAAAATCGAATTGAAGTTTATTATTTTCAATATCATCTAAAATTTGTTTTAGACCATTTATTATAGTTACGCTTTCATCAAGAGGAATAATTGAGCATTCTCCAAGCATTTTTGCATGTGCTATGCTTCCTAATATATCCTCTTTGTACATCTTACAATCGAAAGATAATGAAGAATTAAAATCATTAGCTTCCTTGTTAAGCTCTTTAGAAAAGCGTCCTCCCCATAATTTTTCTTTCATAATTAAATATTTAACCCCATTTTTTTAGCTTGCTCTTTCATTAAAGCATTAACTTTTAAAGGTAAACCGAATAATGTAATGAAGCCTTGAGCATCATGGTGATCATATAATTCGCCTGTAGTAAAGCTAGCCAAACTCTGATTATAAAGTGAATAAGGAGAAGTAACACCAGCAGGTATAATATTACCTTTATATAATTTTAATTTTACTTTTCCTGTTACAGTTTGCTGAGTGCTGTCAATGAATGCACATAAAGCCTCTCTTAAAGGAGTAAACCATCTTCCGCTATATACTAAGTCAGTTAATTTATGAGAAACTACATGTTTGAAATATAATGTTTCTCTGTCTAAACATAAATGTTCAATTTCTCTATGAGCAGCATAAAGTATAGTGCCTCCTGGAGTTTCATATACACCGCGGCATTTTATTCCTACTACTCTGTTTTCTAATAAATCAACTATACCAACTGCATGCTTTCCGCCTATCTCATTTAAGTATTTAACTAAATCAGAAGGATAGAAAGTTTTTCCGTCTACTTTAGTTGGTATGCCTTTTTCAAATTCTAATTCTACAAACTGACCTTCATTAGGAGCATTCTCTATAGTGTTTGATAATTTAAGAAGTCTTTCATAATTAGGCATATTAGCAGGGTCTTCAAGCTCTAATCCCTCATGTG
This window contains:
- a CDS encoding argininosuccinate synthase; the encoded protein is MKKKLVLAYSGGLDTTVIIPWLKENYDYDVIAVCVDVGQGTETDGLEERALKTGAVKYRLVKCEDEFVTDYIYPIVKAEATYEDKYLLGTSAARPLIAKKLVEVALEEGATAIAHGATGKGNDQVRFELTVKALAPNFEIIAPWREWNISSREEEIKYLEDRNIEVPMKKDDSYSRDKNLWHLSHEGLELEDPANMPNYERLLKLSNTIENAPNEGQFVELEFEKGIPTKVDGKTFYPSDLVKYLNEIGGKHAVGIVDLLENRVVGIKCRGVYETPGGTILYAAHREIEHLCLDRETLYFKHVVSHKLTDLVYSGRWFTPLREALCAFIDSTQQTVTGKVKLKLYKGNIIPAGVTSPYSLYNQSLASFTTGELYDHHDAQGFITLFGLPLKVNALMKEQAKKMGLNI